The nucleotide window ttcaactacagtatggaggttgttggttttacagtgcagcaacgcgtgtgtgtgtgttggttttacagtgcagcaacgcGCACGCgtcaactacagtatggaggttgttggttttacagtgccGCAGcaacgcgcgtgtgtgtgttgtgtgttcaactacagtatggaggttgttggttttacagtgccgcaacgtgtgtgtgtgttcaactacagtatggaggttgttggttttacagtgccGCAAcgtatggaggttgttggttttacgTGCCgcaacgcgtgtgtgtgtgtgtgtgtgttcaactacagtatggaggttgttggttttacagtgccgcaacgcgtgtgtgtgttcaactacagtatggaggttgttggttttacagtgccgcaacgcgcgtgtgtgtgtgtgtgtgtgtgttcaactacagtatggaggttgttggttttacagtgcagcaacgcgcgcgtgtgtgtgtgtgtgtgttcaactacagtatggaggttgttggttttacagtgccGCAACGcgcgtggtgtgtgtgttcaactacagtatggaggttgttggttttacagtgccgcaacgcgcgtgtgtgtgtgttcaactacagtatggaggttgttggttttacagtgcagcaacgcgcgcgcgtgtgtgtgtgtttgtgtgttcaagTATTGGTGTGAAGTCATTTTGAAGTCCTACTGCTCAGTAAATATCAATGATCTCCGAACTAACTTTATCCACTGACTgactcacctctcctccctcttctcttcctctccctctttcccttcctctctcctctcttcccctctcctctccccctctactctctctcctccctctctctctcccattccctctcgtctctctcctctcctctctctcccattccctctcctctctctccctctctctctcccattccctctcatctctctcctcctctctctctctcccattccctctcatctctctcctctccctctctctcccactccctctccctctctcctccctccctctcccattccctctcctctctctcctctctcctccctcttctttcctctcacccctctcccttctctcctctccccctctcccttctctcctctcccctctactctctctcctaactgtcccctttttttccccctctccctctccccccctctcctctctctcctctcccactcatctcaccctctctctccctcttcctctctcccctccctctcctctctcctctcccactcatctcaccctccctcctctctcgccctccctctccctcccaaaaTTGACAAAACATCAATGTTACAGCTGTATTGAATCATATCCCTATAAGTAATTAACTAGTAGTTGTCTCTCCTCCAGGtattctctatggtagtgttcaGCTGTATTGTAATTAACTAGTAGTTTTTTCTCCTCCAGGtattctctatggtagtgttcaGCTGTATTTTAATTAACTAGTATTTTTTTCTCCTCTAGGtattctctatggtagtgttcaGCTGTATAGTGAATGAAGGCTACATGAACATCGGCAGCGAGCGGTTGCTATGCGTCTTCAATAAGAACGCCGATGCCTGTAACTACGGCGTTACCGTGGGCGTGGTCTGTTTCCTAGGCAGCGTCTGCTTCCTGGTTCTAGACATCTACTTCCCCACCATCCACAGTGTCCGACTCAGGAGGAGAGCAACTCTCATCGACATGGTCTtctctggtacacacacacacattatgtacatacacacacacatccacacgtCATGTTATCTCTAGGAGGTATGTTTTCTAAACCATCTATCCTGTTGGTCCCGCCCCACCAGCCCTGGCCAGCTTCCTGTGGTTGGTGGGTTTCTGTTTCCTGGCCAATCAGTGGCAGCAGACTACAGAAGAAGAGCTCCCATTGGCTCAGGGCTCCGACGCCGCCAGGGCTGCTGTTGCCTTCTGCTTCTTCTCCATCCTCACCTGGGTAAGAGACACCTGGGGGGTCTGGGTGTGTttgtctaatgtgtgtgtgtaatgtgtgtgtgtgtaatgtgtgtgtgtgtgtgtgtgtaatgtgtgtgtgtgtgtgtgtgcgtgtgtaatgtgtgtgtgtaatgtgtgtgtgtgtgtgtaatgtgtgtgtaatgtgtgtgtaatgtgtgtgtgtaatgtgtgtgtgtaacatgtgtgtgtgtgtgtgtgtgtgtgtgtaatgtgtgtgtgtaatgtgtgtgtgtaatgtgtgtaatgtgtaacgtgtgtgtgtgtgtgtgtgtgtgtgtgtgtgtgtgtgtgatgtgtgtgtaatgtgtgtaatgtgtaatgtgtgtgtgtgtaatgtgtgtgtgtaatgtgtgtaatgtgtgtgtgtgtgtaatgtgtgtaatgtgtgtaatgtgtgtaatgtgtgtgtgtgtgtgtgtgtgtgtgtgtgtgtgtgtgtgtgtgtgtgtgtgtgtgtgtgtgtgtgtgtgtgtgtgtgtgtaatgtgtgtgtgtgtggtgtgtttctgAACCCACCCCTATTTGAGCGATAGCCCGACTCAAGAACATGTTGTTTTCAGAGGACAAGGAGAGACCGCTGCCCAGAACAGCCCCTGTCACTAGTTTGACACTTTTATttagttatgaacaaattcttatttacaaagacggtctaccctgggccaaacccggacgacgcctcCCTATGGTActaccaatcacggccggatgtgatacagcctggaatcgaaccagggactgtagtgacgcctgtaGTGTAcggagatgtagtgccttagaccgctgcactatTCTGTTTTATACTGTGTGATATGAATTATGTACATCGTTCAGACCATGAAGCAGGGAGAGGACATGCGTTTCTAGTGCAGCACGTGGCCTACAAAGTTACTAGTACAGGCTAGTATAGGGTAGTACAGGCTAGTACAGGCTAGTACAGGCTAGTACAGGCTAGTACAAGTTAGTACAGGCTAGTACAGGCTAGTACAGGCTACTACAAGCTAGTACAAGTTAGTACAGGCTAGTACAGGCTAGTACAAGTTAGTATATGCTAGTACAGGCTAGTACAGGTTAGTACAGGCTAGTACAAGTTAGTATATGCTAGTACAGGCTAGTACAGGGTAGTACAGGGTAGTACAGGCTAGTATAGGCTGGTACAGTCTAGTACAGGCTAGTACAGGCTAGTACAGGCTAGTACAGGCTAGTACAGGTTTGTAAAGGCTAGTACAGGCTAGTACAGGTTAGTAGAGGctagtatagtctagtataggCTTGTACAGGCTAGTATAGTCTAGTACAGGCTAGTACAGGCTAATATATGCTAGTACAGGTTAGTACAGGCTAGTACAGGTTAGTACAGGTTAGTACAGGCTTGTACAGGCTTGTACAGGCTAGTACAGGCTGGTACAGGCTAGTACAGGCTGGTACAGGCTAGTACAGGCTAGTATACTTATTGGGGACCAATAATAAAACAAATGCAACTTGAATTGGCTCATCCAGGGGGACTGGTAgtatttaatagttgattctaagatttgcatTTAATGTTGTCTATGTTTATGCTGTTTGTTCTCTGTTAAAGGGCCACAAAGATTGGAGAAGTGCTTTATCTGGACGTCTCCATTTGGTCTTGTTgtttgttttccaattttcccagaagtggttagagtctacaGGTTCTTCTGGTGTTTCTattttgttttagtgattcaccagtGCAAAGGCGTAAGATGCGTTTTTCTGGGCGTCTTGTGTTTTTGGTTTCGCAATTTCTCTTGTGTGTTTCTTCATCAAactaggggtgtcagtgggctgactgtgatctgataggggtgtcagtgggctgactggtctgataggggtgtcagtgggctgactgtgatctgataggggtgtcagtgggctgactggtctgataggggtgtcagtgggctgactggtctgataggggtgtcagtgggctgactgtgatctgataggggtgtcagtgggctgactggtctgatagtggtgtcagtgggctgactggtctgataggggtgtcagtgggctgactggtctgataggggagtcagtgggctgactgtgatctgataggggtgtcagtgggctgactgtggtctgataggggagtcagtgggctgactgtgatctgataggggtgtcagtgggctgactggtctgataggggagtcagtgggctgactggtctgataggggtgtcagtgggctgactgatctgataggggtgtcagtgggctgactgtgatctgataggggtgtcagtgggctgactggtctgataggggagtcagtgggctgactgtgatctgataggggagtcagtgggctgactgtggtctgataggggagtcagtgggctgactggtctgatagaggtgtcagtgggctgactggtctgataggggagtcagtgggctgactggtctgataggggtgtcagtgggctgactgtgatctgataggggtgtcagtgggctgactggtctgataggtgtgtcagtgggctgactggtctgataggggtgtcagtgggctgactggtctgataggggtgtcagtgggctgactgtggtctgataggggtgtcagtgggctgactgatctgataggggagtcagtgggctgactgtgatctgataggggtgtcagtgggctgactgtgatctgataggggtgtcagtgggctgactgtgatctgataggggagtcagtgggctgactgatctgataggggagtcagtgggctgactggtctgataggggagtcagtgggctgactgtgatctgataggggtgtcagtgggctgactggtctgataggggtgtcagtgggctgactgtggtctgataggggagtcagtgggctgactgtgatctgataggggtgtcagtgggctgactggtctgataggggagtcagtgggctgactgtggtctgataggggtgtcagtgggctgactggtctgataggggtgtcagtgggctgactggtctgataggggagtcagtgggctgactggtctgataggggtgtcagtgggctgactggtctgataggggtgtcagtgggctgactggtctgataggggtgtcagtgggctgactggtctgataggggagtcagtgggctgactggtctgataggggtgtcagtgggctgactgtgatctgataggggtgtcagtgggctgactggtctgataggggtgtcagtgggctgactgtgatctgataggggtgtcagtgggctgactggtctgataggggagtcagtgggctgactgatctgataggggagtcagtgggctgactggtctgataggggtgtcagtggtctgactggtctgataggggtgtcagtgggctgactgtgatctgataggggagtcagtgggctgactgtggtctgataggggtgtcagtgggctgactggtctgataggggtgtcagtgggctgactgtgatctgataggggagtcagtgggctgactggtctgataggggtgtcagtgggctgactggtctgataggggagtcagtgggttgactgtgatctgataggggtgtcagtgggctgactggtctgataggggtgtcagtgggctgactggtctgataggggagtcagtgggctgactggtctgataggggtgtcagtgggctgactgtgatctgataggggtgtcagtgggctcacttgtctgataggggtgtcagtgggctgactgtggtctgataggggtgtcagtgggctgactgtggtctgataggggtgtcagtgggctgactggtctgataggggtgtcagtgggctgactggtctgataggggtgtcagtgggctgactggtctgataggggagtcagtgggctgactggtctgataggggtgtcagtgggctgactgtggtctgataggggtgtcagtgggctgactggtctgataggggagtcagtgggctgactggtctgataggggagtcagtgggctgactggtctgataggggagtcagtgggctgactgtgatctgataggggtgtcagtgggctgactgtgatctgataggggagtcagtgggctgactggtctgataggggtgtcagtgggctgactggtctgataggggtgtcagtgggctgactgtgatctgataggggtgtcagtgggctgactgtggtctgataggggagtcagtgggctgactgtgatctgataggggtgtcagtgggctgactgtgatctgataggggagtcagtgggctgactggtctgataggggtgtcagtgggctgactggtctgataggggagtcagtgggctgactggtctgataggggtgtcagtgggctgactgtgatctgataggggagtcagtgggctgactggtctgataggggtgtcagtgggctgactgtgatctgataggggtgtcagtgggctgactgtgatctgataggggtgtcagtgggctgactggtctgataggggtgtcagtgggctgactgtgatctgataggggtgtcagtgggctgactgtgatctgataggggtgtcagtgggctgactggtctgataggggtgtcagtgggctgactgtgatctgataggggtgtcagtgggctgactgtgatctgataggggtgtcagtgggctgactgtgatctgataggggtgtcagtgggctgactgtgatctgataggggagtcagtgggctgactggtctgataggggtgtcagtgggctgactggtctgataggggtgtcagtgggctgactggtctgataggggtgtcagtgggctgactgtgatctgataggggtgtcagtgggctgactggtctgataggggagtcagtgggctgactgtgatctgataggggagtcagtgggctgactggtctgatagaggtgtcagtgggctgactggtctgataggggtgtcagtgggctgactgtggtctgataggggtgtcagtgggctgactggtctgataggggagtcagtgggctgactgtggtctgataggggtgtcagtgggctgactggtctgataggggagtcagtgggctgactggtctgataggggtgtcagtgggctgactgtgatctgataggggagtcagtgggctgactgtgatctgataggggtgtcagtgggctgactggtctgataggggagtcagtgggctgactggtctgataggggtgtcagtgggctgactggtctgataggggtgtcagtgggctgactgtgatctgataggggtgtcagtgggctgactggtctgataggggtgtcagtgggctgactgtgatctgataggggagtcagtgggctgactgtggtctgataggggagtcagtgggctgactggtctgataggggtgtcagtgggctgactgtgatctgataggggtgtcagtgggctgactgtggtctgataggggtgtcagtgggctgactgtgatctgataggggagtcagtgggctgactggtctgataggggtgtcagtgggctgactgtgatctgataggggagtcagtgggctgactggtctgataggggtgtcagtgggctgactggtctgataggggtgtcagtgggctgactggtctgataggggtgtcagtgggctgactgtgatctgataggggagtcagtgggctgactgtgatctgataggggagtcagtgggctgactggtctgataggggagtcagtgggctgactggtctgataggggtgtcagtgggctgactggtctgataggggtgtcagtgggctgactgtgatctgataggggtgtcagtgggctgactggtctgataggggagtcagtgggctgactggtctgataggggtgtcagtgggctgactgtgatctgataggggagtcagtgggctgactgtgatctgataggggagtcagtgggctgactggtctgataggggtgtcagtgggctgactgtggtctgataggggagtcagtgggctgactggtctgataggggtgtcagtgggctgactgtggtctgataggggagtcagtgggctgactggtctgataggggagtcagtgggctgactgtgatctgataggggagtcagtgggctgactggtctgataggggagtcagtgggctgactggtctgataggggagtcagtgggctgactgtggtctgataggggagtcagtgggctgactggtctgatagggagtcagtgggctgactgtgatctgataggggagtcagtgggctgactgtgatctgataggggagtcagtgggctgactggtctgataggggagtcagtgggctgactggtctgataggggagtcagtgggctgactgtggtctgataggggagtcagtgggctgactggtctgatatgggtgtcagtgggctgactggtctgataggggtgtcagtgggctgactgtgatctgataggggtgtcagtgggctgactggtctgataggggagtcagtgggctgactggtctgataggggagtcagtgggctgactgatctgataggggagtcagtgggctgactggtctgataggggtgtcagtgggctgactgtggtctgataggggagtcagtgggctgactgtgatctgataggggagtcagtgggctgactggtctgataggggagtcagtgggctgactggtctgataggggtgtcagtgggctgactggtctgataggggtgtcagtgggctgactggtctgataggggtgtcagtgggctgactgtggtctgataggggagtcagtgggctgactggtctgataggggtgtcagtgggctgactggtctgataggggtgtcagtgggctgactggtctgataggggtgtcagtgggctgactggtctgataggggagtcagtgggctgactggtctgataggggagtcagtgggctgactgtggtctgataggggtgtcagtgggttgactgtggtctgataggggtgtcagtgggctgactgtgatctgataggggtgtcagtgggctgactgtgatctgataggggagtcagtgggctgactgtgatctgataggggagtcagtgggctgactgtgatctgataggggtgtcagtgggctgactggtctgataggggtgtcagtgggctgactgtgatctgataggggtgtcagtgggctgactgtggtctgataggggagtcagtgggctgactggtctgataggggagtcagtgggctgactgtggtctgataggggagtcagtgggctgactggtctgataggggtgtcagtgggctgactggtctgataggggtgtcagtgggctgactgtgatctgataggggagtcagtgggctgactggtctgataggggtgtcagtgggctgactgtgatctgataggggtgtcagtgggctgactgtggtctgataggggagtcagtgggctgactggtctgataggggtgtcagtgggctgactggtctgataggggtgtcagtgggctgactgtgatctgataggggagtcagtgggctgactgtgatctgataggggtgtcagtgggctgactggtctgataggggtgtcagtgggctgactgtgatctgataggggtgtcagtgggctgactgtggtctgataggggagtcagtgggctgactggtctgataggggagtcagtgggctgactgtggtctgataggggtgtcagtgggctgactgtggtctgataggggagtcagtgggctgactggtctgataggggtgtcagtgggctgactggtctgataggggtgtcagtgggctgactgtgatctgataggggagtcagtgggctgactgtgatctgataggggagtcagtgggctgactggtctgataggggagtcagtgggctgactgtgatctgataggggagtcagtgggctgactgtgatctgataggggagtcagtgggctgactgtgatctgataggggagtcagtgggctgactgtggtctgataggggtgtcagtgggctgactgtgatctgataggggtgtcagtgggctgac belongs to Oncorhynchus masou masou isolate Uvic2021 unplaced genomic scaffold, UVic_Omas_1.1 unplaced_scaffold_580, whole genome shotgun sequence and includes:
- the LOC135536235 gene encoding synaptogyrin-3-like — encoded protein: MVVFSCIVNEGYMNIGSERLLCVFNKNADACNYGVTVGVVCFLGSVCFLVLDIYFPTIHSVRLRRRATLIDMVFSALASFLWLVGFCFLANQWQQTTEEELPLAQGSDAARAAVAFCFFSILTWAGLTALALQTFINLFQNFSLFTDQLDDSSGYHDNARSTPVANGVTIVTTNPYQQAPPFSETLSLDPSALTPAPVF